Genomic segment of Umezawaea sp. Da 62-37:
CCTCCAGCCGCAGCTGCAACGCGGTCAGCCTGCTGCGCAGCTGGTGCGACACGTCGCCGACCAGCTCGCGTTCCCGCTGCACGAGCTGGGCCAGCGCACCGGCCGACGTGTCCAGGGCCTGCGACACCAGGTCCAGCTCCTCGACCCCGTGCCTGCGGTCGTCGAAGCGGAAGTCGCCCGCGCCGAGCCGCGCGGCCCGCGCGGCGACGTGGCCAAGCGGCAGGGCCAACCTCCGCGCGGTGACCGTCGCGACGACGGTGCCGGTCGCCACGGACAGCACCAGCAGCAGCACGACCGACACGGCGACCTGCGCCTGGCGGGTGTGCATCGGGCCGGACGGCATCTCCAGCCGGACCTTGCCGCCCTGCGCGATCGGCACCTCCTCCGACAGCACGTCCACGCCCAGCTCGGGGCCGAACTCCTGGTCGCCGGACGCCGACCGGACCGCGAGGTGGGCGCCCTGCGGGATGGCCACCTGCACGGTGTCCAGCGTGATCGGGGCGCCGTCGGCGATCTGGTCGTCCAGCGCGGCGGCTATCCGCCGGGCGCTCGACGCCAGGTCCGAGTGCGCGGCGTCGTCGACGAGCTGCAACGCGGTCCAGCCGAGCGGGATGCCCAGCACGAACCCCGTCACCGCGACCGCGAGCATGATCGCCCGCATGATCCTGGTGCGCATTGGGCCTGTTTCCCGGACCTCGTCCGATGGGGGTCGAGCCTGACGTGGTGGCAGGCGGTGCGCCCGGACGGCGCACACCGCTGTTCTACCCGGACCGTCCGCCCGTGCCCCCGACCGGGCCCAGGGCGTGTTCCCCGGACCTCGTTCGACGGGAGTCGAGCCTGACGTGGTGGCAGGCGGTGCGGGCGGATGGCTCGCGTACCGCTGTTGTACGTGGGCCGTCCGCCCGTGTCCCCAGGGGCCGCCCTGGGCCCGGCTACCGCGAACACGGATCCAGAAACACGCCCTACTCCGCGTTGAACCGGAAGCCGACGCCCCGGACGGTGGCGATGCGCTTCTCGGCCGAGCGCAGGGTGCCGTCACCGAGCTTCCGGCGCAGCCACGACATGTGCATGTCGAGCGTCTTGCTGCCCTTGAGCTCCGGGTCGTTCCACACCTCGGAGAGGATCTCGTCGCGGTTCACGACCTGGCCCGACCGCTGCATCAGGACGCGGAGCAGCTCGAACTCCTTGTTCGCGAGCTGCACCTCCCGGCCGTCCACGACGACCCGGCGGGCGGCCAGGTCCATCCGGACCCCGTTGACCTCCAGCGTGCCGGGGGCGCGGCGGCGCAGCAGGGCGCGTATCCGCGCCATCAGCTCGGCCAGCCGGAACGGTTTGGCAACGTAGTCGTCCGCGCCCGCGTCCAGGCCGACGACGAAGTCGACCTCGTCCGACCGGGCGGTCAGCATCAGCACCGGAACCCCTCGACCGCCCGAGCGGAGTCTCCGGCACACCTCCAGGCCGTCCATCCCCGGCAGTCCGAGGTCGAGCACCAGCAGGTCGATGCCACCGGCTACGGCGACCTCCAACGCGGTGGGCCCGTCGCTCACGACGTGCACGGCGTACCCCTCGCGCTGAAGCGCTCGGGACAGTGGATCTGCGATTGCCGGGTCATCCTCGGCCAACAAGACCACGCTCACGAAACCCACACTAGGCCT
This window contains:
- a CDS encoding ATP-binding protein; translated protein: MRTRIMRAIMLAVAVTGFVLGIPLGWTALQLVDDAAHSDLASSARRIAAALDDQIADGAPITLDTVQVAIPQGAHLAVRSASGDQEFGPELGVDVLSEEVPIAQGGKVRLEMPSGPMHTRQAQVAVSVVLLLVLSVATGTVVATVTARRLALPLGHVAARAARLGAGDFRFDDRRHGVEELDLVSQALDTSAGALAQLVQRERELVGDVSHQLRSRLTALQLRLEALADHDEPETAAEAGAALEQAERLAEVLDELLAAARAARSVDAEPLDLRAELSAIAEEWREPLRGEGRALRVRVPDGMLARATPGRLREAIGVLLDNALRHGEGQVVLSARSDETAIVVEVSDGGAGVPDELASHIFERGVSGGGSTGVGLALARALVDADGGRLELSTARPATFSVFLPVPKAQDVVGVPWRTDHTPR
- a CDS encoding response regulator transcription factor, translated to MSVVLLAEDDPAIADPLSRALQREGYAVHVVSDGPTALEVAVAGGIDLLVLDLGLPGMDGLEVCRRLRSGGRGVPVLMLTARSDEVDFVVGLDAGADDYVAKPFRLAELMARIRALLRRRAPGTLEVNGVRMDLAARRVVVDGREVQLANKEFELLRVLMQRSGQVVNRDEILSEVWNDPELKGSKTLDMHMSWLRRKLGDGTLRSAEKRIATVRGVGFRFNAE